A window of Acidimicrobiales bacterium genomic DNA:
CCGTTCGCGGCGTCAAGGTCCGTGGCCGCCCTCGCCGCCGCAGGCGGCCTCTCCGGCTTCGGACACCGCAGAAGAGGACAGAGCGGAGGCGGGCGAGCTGCGGCTCGCCCGCCGGAGCACTCCAACTCGACCGAACGGAGTGAGCGAAGCGAACGAGTGAGGTCGAAGAGCTACACGACGACGATCTCGGACCCGAGCACCCGCCCGGCGTCGAGACGGAGCAGGCCGAAGGTGTGGTGGGGCTGGGCCCGGCGCTCGGTGGGCGACCCGGGGTTGAACAGGAGCTGGCCGTCGAGCCCGGGCTGGTTCCACGGGATGTGGCTGTGGCCGAACACGACCACGTCGGCGTCGGGGAAGCGGCGGCGCAGCCGGGCCTCCCGGCCCGCCCGGGGCCCGCTGTCGTGGACCATCGCCACCCGCACGCCGTCGACCACGTCGAGGCGCGTCTCCGGCAGGATCGACAGGGCCGGGTCGGAGTCGTTGTTGCCGAGCACGGCGTGGACCGGCGCGAAACCCGACAGCTCGTGCACCAGGTCGGCGGTCACGATGTCGCCGGCGTGGAGGACGACGTCGGCCTCGCCCAGCGCCCGGTACACGGCGTCGGGCAGCCGGCGCCTCCCGCCGGGCCGGAGGTGGGTGTCGGACAGGACGAGGGCGCGCGTGGCCATCCGTCAGGCCACCCGGCGCGGCGCGGCGCCGGCCGTGCGCCGGCGGTGGTGGGTCGCCAGGCCGGCGAGGTAGAGGGCGGCGCCGACGGCGGCGGCGACGGCCAGGAGGACGTAGCCGGCGCGGCTCGGCACGGTGATGGCGACGGGGATGAGCGCGCCGAAGACCCAGGACAGCTGGAAGGCCGCCTCGAAGCGGGCGAACGAGCGGCCCTGGGCGGCGGCCGGCGCGTCGCGCTGCACGAGCGAGTCGAAGGCGAGCTTGCCCGACCCGGCGGCCAGCCCCACCACACCGGCCGCCATGACGGGCGCCGGGCGACCGCCGGTGCGGGCCGCCACCAGCATCACGACCAGCACCAGGCCGAGCGACCCGGCCAGCAGGTGCTCCTCCACCACCCGCCGTCGCAGTGCCGGTGCGATCAACGAGCCGAGCAGCCCTCCCGCCACGCTGGCGGCGATGACGAGGCCGAACAGCCACGCCGGCTGCCCCCCGCGGCGGAGGGCGAAGGCGAGCAGGAAGGTGAGGAACCCCACCGAGGCCCGCAGGATCCCCATGGCCGTCGCCGCCAGTCGCACGCCGGCGTGGCGGAGCTCCTCGGAGGCGACGGACCGCGCCGCCGGGTCGTCGGGGTGGACCTGGACGATGCGGAGGGCGGCGATCCCGCCGGCCGCGAAGACCACGGCGGCGAGCCGCATCACCCACTCGGCGCCGAAGACCTGCATGACGAGCACGCCCGGGGCGGCGGCCAGCGAGCCGATCACGGCGCCGGCCAGTGTGAGGCGGGCGTTGGCGCCCACCAGGCCGTCCGGCGAGTCGACGACGGTGGGGACGAGGGAGCTCTTGGCCACGGCGTGGGTCTTGGAGAGGACCAGGAGCGCGAACGCCGTCGGGAACAGCAGGAGGCCGTCCAGGACCGCCGCCGCGTAGAGGGCGGCCAGCGCCCGCCCGAGCGCGGCGGTCACCACCATGAGGCGGCGGCCACCGGCCAGGCGGTCGATGGCCGGCCCGAGGAACGGGGCCACGACGCCGAAGGGCAGGATCGTCAGCACCAGCGAGAGGGCCACCCGCCCGCGGGCGGCGTCGGGGGAGATGTCGAAGAAGAGCGACCCGGCCAGGGCGACGGTGACCAGGGCGTCGCCGGCGACCGACAGGACGTGCGCCACGGCCAGCCGCCGGAACGGGGGCGTGGTGATCTCGGCCGGGTGGACGGGGTGGCGGAGCGGCCGCCACCCGGTATCGGCCTCCATCACCCCGCCTCGAGGCGGGCGGCCGGGGCGCCGCTCCCGCCGTCGGCG
This region includes:
- a CDS encoding metallophosphoesterase family protein, with the translated sequence MATRALVLSDTHLRPGGRRRLPDAVYRALGEADVVLHAGDIVTADLVHELSGFAPVHAVLGNNDSDPALSILPETRLDVVDGVRVAMVHDSGPRAGREARLRRRFPDADVVVFGHSHIPWNQPGLDGQLLFNPGSPTERRAQPHHTFGLLRLDAGRVLGSEIVVV
- a CDS encoding MFS transporter; protein product: MEADTGWRPLRHPVHPAEITTPPFRRLAVAHVLSVAGDALVTVALAGSLFFDISPDAARGRVALSLVLTILPFGVVAPFLGPAIDRLAGGRRLMVVTAALGRALAALYAAAVLDGLLLFPTAFALLVLSKTHAVAKSSLVPTVVDSPDGLVGANARLTLAGAVIGSLAAAPGVLVMQVFGAEWVMRLAAVVFAAGGIAALRIVQVHPDDPAARSVASEELRHAGVRLAATAMGILRASVGFLTFLLAFALRRGGQPAWLFGLVIAASVAGGLLGSLIAPALRRRVVEEHLLAGSLGLVLVVMLVAARTGGRPAPVMAAGVVGLAAGSGKLAFDSLVQRDAPAAAQGRSFARFEAAFQLSWVFGALIPVAITVPSRAGYVLLAVAAAVGAALYLAGLATHHRRRTAGAAPRRVA